Proteins encoded by one window of Salvia splendens isolate huo1 chromosome 5, SspV2, whole genome shotgun sequence:
- the LOC121803438 gene encoding UPF0481 protein At3g47200-like produces MKSVNEESQTVLAELLVSSFDKKLDKLSADPSYPYAASIYNVSQSLRKQKEEAYTPKLVSIGPLHHGESQLQGMEAFKLRFMHKFLTRYGVGLNTIAKFAAKEEGFVRGCYEGTVKLRPKELAEVIVLDGIFVVELLLENYVIQLRDVNEILFDRDCWMYNELMHDMLLLENQLPIRIMETLLNFVDLSFLNEGTMVTIYDLAHNFFKNIGITSKVPLKARCSQARHFVEFLLFLHAPTEKHAASQDKGLRIQLASKKFEYSRSATELVEAGVRLCSGEGNCLFEVSFDPKERVLTIPKLTVNESTETFFRNLIAFEHLGYYGYFSKNITSYVMLMDRFINTSLDVHLLVKNGIIRNELKHKHQVADLFNNLHKGVLTEVNDFYFADLCDTLDVHCKSKCKARWFRFTMMLRNKWVESREILGRVYFNNPWSVISVFAASLLLFLTIIQTACSILQVVPVQFITDPWVVRPN; encoded by the exons ATGAAATCTGTGAATGAAGAATCACAAACTGTACTAGCTGAGTTGTTAGTATCTTCCTTTGACAAAAAACTTGATAAGTTGTCTGCAGATCCTTCGTATCCGTATGCAGCATCTATCTATAATGTTTCTCAGAGTCTGCGAAAACAAAAGGAAGAAGCCTATACTCCTAAATTAGTATCAATTGGGCCATTACATCATGGTGAGTCACAACTTCAAGGCATGGAAGCTTTTAAATTGAGATTCATGCATAAGTTCTTGACGAGATATGGAGTTGGCCTAAATACCATAGCCAAATTTGCAGCAAAGGAAGAGGGTTTTGTTCGTGGGTGTTATGAGGGTACAGTTAAGCTTCGTCCTAAGGAACTGGCAGAAGTGATTGTGTTGGATGGAATATTCGTTGTTGAACTTTTGCTGGAAAACTATGTCATTCAGCTGAGGGACGTAAATGAGATATTATTTGATAGAGACTGCTGGATGTACAATGAATTGATGCATGATATGCTGCTGCTAGAGAATCAGCTACCTATAAGAATAATGGAGACCCTACTGAATTTTGTGGATCTTTCATTCTTAAATGAAGGCACCATGGTCACCATCTATGATCTTGCTCACAATTTCTTCAAGAACATTGGTATTACAAGCAAGGTACCATTGAAAGCACGTTGTAGTCAGGCTAGGCATTTTGTCGAGTTCCTTCTGTTTCTCCATGCTCCGACAGAGAAACATGCGGCTTCCCAGGATAAGGGACTGAGAATTCAACTTGCATCTAAGAAGTTTGAATATAGTCGTAGTGCAACAGAGCTTGTCGAAGCTGGAGTCAGGCTTTGCAGCGGAGAAGGAAATTGTTTGTTTGAGGTTTCTTTTGATCCAAAGGAACGTGTGTTGACAATCCCCAAATTGACAGTAAATGAATCGACTGAGACATTCTTCCGGAATCTTATAGCCTTTGAACACTTGGGCTATTATGGCTACTTTTCCAAGAACATTACAAGTTATGTGATGCTCATGGATAGGTTCATAAACACTTCGCTTGATGTTCATCTACTTGTTAAGAATGGCATCATTAGGAATGAGTTAAAACACAAGCATCAAGTAGCAGACCTTTTCAATAACCTTCACAAAGGTGTTTTGACTGAAGTGAACGATTTCTATTTTGCTGATCTCTGTGATACTTTGGATGTCCACTGCAAAAGTAAATGCAAAGCCCGCTGGTTTAGATTTACAATGATGCTACGAAACAAATGGGTCGAATCACGAGAGATTCTGGGACGCGTATATTTCAACAACCCTTGGTCTGTCATATCTGTTTTCGCTGCATCTCTCTTGCTCTTTCTTACCATCATACAAACAGCCTGTTCAATTCTCCAG GTGGTACCAGTTCAATTTATTACCGATCCATGGGTGGTTCGTCCAAATTAA